The sequence cttgaatacatgaccaacatcaacaatccataatatcataacttggggaatttcatgaagtacatggttatcatacatcttgtgcATAAGTAGgattttgcaagtaagcatagcataatctcctaagactagttcatgaccaatccaacaacatttacaagacacaatatcaacatgaaaatcattggaacataggggcatatcataaatccttcacttattcacaatttagctatattgcatgatttctagtttcttaggcatttcatcaaacaccttacatgcataattttgggcataggtatatttatcaacataacaatattaatccatccaaaatttatgggttaCAACTATcatactcacatgcttcatgaaaacacatcaagatacaaccttgaaactcaaacaataatcatcaacataaatgtagtcataacacaacaagaaaatcataatttataatttaaaacatgattcttgagctccatggatgaaagggatctatggatgaacactacgcataccttagctcttgatttaatgaagattgacagagagattcatgaaatttgatggtagaatttgaTAGAAATTAAATCccctaattgaaaccctagcttgttcttgagaggattttgagaaaagaggttatattttggtgtaatggaggcttaatctcgtgtttttgagtatatatatgaaggaaaaatgaccaaaataccctccaaGACACGGAGGTGAAATGTTGAAAACTGGGCAAGCACCGGACTTGAAAGGCTATGCCTGGCAATAGCGGTGGAGTTTCCAGGACGACGCCTGGCAATAACGGTGGAGTTTCTTGGGCGACGCCTGGCAATATCGGTGCTGAAAGCTGGGCGACGCGGGCTTATCGCCCAGAGCTActgttttggaaatccaaacatgcccttactctatccgaaaaattccaaaacttacccaagatgtactacgaccttgccccatcgcaacacaacttgaaaatcaaaaattgGAGGTCgagaaggtcatgaaataattcgTCGAAGTTCACAAGCTTATGTAATGaagaaagtttcaacacttagccaaatttttaagTGCTAAACTTTTCTTGGCAAGCCCGAAAAGGCTTTAACAACTTGGAAaacttgtggggtattacaccacCCATCAGCAAGGCCTTGTCACCATTTTCGTTAAATGGTACCCCCCTCCTCAAGGCTCCTACAAACTAAACACGGATGGCTTTAGCTTGGGGAATCCAGGGATTGGGGGCATAGGTGGTGTAATCCGAAATAGCAATGGTGATTGGATCCTAAGCTTCCATAAGGGTTATCCTAATGCCACAAACAATCAAATGAAACTTCTAGCACTGCTGGAGGTCCTAAAAATAGCCTTCAATAACAGTCTCCTTCCCATAGAGATCAATATTGATTCCCAACAGGTTATTTACAtgttaaaacatgggaatatgcATTATGAGCACATTATTGATATTTGCAGGTCCTTGCTGACAAGAGTGGGACGACCAGCAATGCATCACTGTTTTAGGGAGCAAAACCAAGTAGCAAACTCACTTGCAAAGGAAGGAGCACGCAGGAAAATTTTTGGATCCACTTATATTTTGGAAGTTCCTCCTGTGTTTGCGCTTGAAACTGTCTGGGGAGACATCTTAGGAACTTCATTTACCATATCTATAAAATTTAATAGCACAAACTGTAGTGCGGATCATGTTATTTTTTGAGCCGGACTGATGAGGCTAACCTATATCAAATACTTACGTTTTTAATATAACccccttttcaaaaaaaaaaatactcacaAATCATACCAAATTGACAACTACCTTGGTAACCATGAAAAATATCcagaaaaataatgagaaatataTCGTTTGCTTAAAAAATAATGTACAAAATATTATACACTATCAGGTAAATATGATATGTTATTGCAGGttactcaatttaaaaaaaaaaatatgtaaaacattaGGTAACCTGCAATAGCAGGTCAAGTTTATGTGATAGCatagaatattttgtacactaATTACCGTGCATAAAACTTAGTAAAGTTTACGTAAATCTCAACTAGTTTATCCATATTTACATCTTATCCCGACTTTTTTTAAAATCtcataaaatctcttttttttttgtttacttaCACATATAAGTTAAGTGAGATACAAATCAATGATACATCCTATTATTTAACTGATTAGCTTAAATTAAGGGATGTAACAATTATTAGAGCAatatttaattagcaattaacaCGTCCAATCATCTagttaactaaaaaaaattcccTAAAGATGGTATATTGTtaccaattcaatttttttacatATTCATCTCCATAATAAATTTGCAGATTCATTCTTCTTCTCTGTTTTTTTTCGTGCTATTGAttcattcttctctttttttttagcttaggttaaaatagaaaaaatagaaatttttgtaatatttttaaattaaagaaatttttagtatttttgatattttaagttgtaattttatgaaatttttccaaaaacttaaaTTCTATTAAATAACAATCCTGGAGagaccaacatgggttgtggtgcagcggatgggttgctccacccttaaccagaggtcaagggttcgaccctgggtatagagaaaactttgttgggagcgctacccgcCCCGAATGGGGTCCTAATCGGTGCGAATCCGGATTATTCGGGTTCCAATGCGGATATCGGACACCGgatagaaaactaaaaaaaaataaaaaaatcctggAGAGGCTTCCCAAGCAGTTTCCTTGTTCATGCCAAAGTTATACGGGCCTCATCAGTAAACGGGCTAGGTCATTTCATCTGGTACGTGGGCCATTTAAATGGATCAACTCCATTAGCCCACATTCTATTGGGCTTCTAATTTTACCTCTTGTCATTTGTGCAATTTACGTAGTACAGCTGGGGCATGTCTCCGCAACTCTTAAGCTATTGGCACGGCAGGAGCAAGAGGATGTTATATTTCTCTTCATTTAATTGCACGATTTGTGATTTAAATaggtttatttttctttgatttttgccTTTAGAAATCAAAACTTATGTAAAGCAGGGCAGAAATTCTTTAAAGGCGCAAGACATAACTTGTTCAGATAAATTAAGATCGAGGGAGTAACAAATAATTAGAAGCCATTGTTTAGTTCGTTTAGTTGTATGTACTAACCGTATTTGAGGCACCGAAAGAGCCAAAATGGAAACATCATATCTTGCttacatatgtatacatatacagTCCCTTTAGTTTTTTGTTACAGGTACAGCTGAAAACTGCAATTTCATTTCCATGTTCTTCAGGACCGTGTTCTGCTCAGTGTTCTGTCCTATTGCActccaaaagaaaaagaaaataaaagctgTAGCATATCTGTTACCGAAATAATTATATATCCCAATCATTATTAACACAAACACTGATTGATACTATTAACATGGCCCAATATTAAATGAAATGATACGAACTGCTAATAAATCACGAGTGGAGCTACATGGTGCTAGGGGTTAAAAGATCACATtgtatatttaatattaacattattTTTTACGTATATATAATATGTTATATTTTGAACCCTTTTAATGGAAATTCAGACTCCGCTGCAACTAATAATTCATGAATGCAGGCAGCACTGGGGTAGCAATAATGCTGGTCACACATAGAATGCTAAAAAGAGACACTGTTTCAGAATTTGCCGGCAGCATAAACAACAGAAAACTTTCAGTTGATAAAGAGAGAAGTACTGGTCGATCATCATATTCAAGAAAGTGTATACATGACGAGGACtaacagtaaaaaaaaaagtgatactaCTCCTTACtatataagtaatatatattgACTGATCATCATCAAAGTGAAAAGTTAAAGATACTAGCTAGGAGCTGAGTAATTAAAACGACTCGTAGTATCCAAAAGGAGGAAAAGCCAACAAACATAAAAACATAGAATTAACTCATTTTCACTCCATCTCTATATGAAAGACGATGGACCAAAAAAGAGTAACATCTGAAAGAGAAAGAATTTCTTCAACCATAGCCCACCATCACcatatcatttttcttcttctcttgaaaTTTAATTAAAGCTTGatcctaatttaatttttttgttttttcatctaGTAAAGTCATGAACAAGGCTAGGCCTATCAGCAACACTGAGACGCCAAGGGAGAAAGGAAATGCCGGCGGTATCGGAGTCGCGGTGGTGGTCATTATCCTCTATGAACCTGAACTCATTTCCATAGTTAGCTGAAGAGAAACAAGGCATTTTTTGGGGTTGATGATGAACCCATGAAGTAGTACTACTGTTTATCATGTGTTGATGAGTCTCTATTCCTCCTCCACCATTAGCGGTAGCTGCTGCTGCACTCGCTCTTCTCTCTTCCTTCTTGAAACGAATTCCACACGCATTGCATAGTGACTGCATTTACAATATAATCCATTATAACCATAATTAATTACTTTCAACCTTAACGGTTGTAGGATTTAACTTATATTGACTGAGTCATAGTAGCTGAATATATTACTAAGTTACCTATGGTTAATTCAATCAGATAGTGCAAAAAAATTAAGTTCATGAACATATTTTTACAATGTCGACTTAAATAGTGGTCATTCACAAAATATCTACCAGTAATCCTCCTTAAATAACCTGATGGTATAGGTAGAAGCTCTTTAGACAATCAAAATTAAGAATTGATGATATAAAAATTTGTAACTTGTAACAAGATTATACTATACCTTGGGGCCTCTAGGGCCATTTCTCCATAGAGGTGTAGAGGTGGTGTCACAGTTAGCACAGCGGCGAGCCACAAGGGGATCAGTATTAGAGTTGTTGCTGCCATTGCTACCGCCACGAGTGGACTTGTGAGCGGAAGAAGGAGTAGTCATGTGTTGTTTGGGGTGAAGAATATCCCAGAAGTTGGACATGCATTTGGATGAGGAACGACGACGTTGATCATTAGAGTAAActaatttcttttcattttccaaATTGGTAAGACGAGTGGAAGGAGTCCCTAAAGAGAGAGTACAATCCACAGAAGATGAAGAAGGGGCAAAAGAGTACATGTTTTCTGAACATTCATGATCAAATGTAGTGTGATGGTTATGAGAGAAGAGCATCGAGAACGCAGAtgaagtagtagtagtagtgccGGTTTGGCTATGAAACAAACCGCACGAACAAGGACCTACCACACTCCCACTACAACgatgcatcattttttttttgttctctacAATCTAGCTACTTCCTCAAATGAACGAGGAGTTTATAGAGAGCACAAGTGTATATAGGGAGGGTAAAGAGGGGAATAGTAAGTTGAAAGGGAAATGTAAGAAATAATAGAAGGTTTGAATTGAATTAGGGGGAGAAAGAGCCAAGAGGTAGCTAGCTAGCTAGCTTTGGGGTTTGTAGTATTGT comes from Capsicum annuum cultivar UCD-10X-F1 chromosome 2, UCD10Xv1.1, whole genome shotgun sequence and encodes:
- the LOC107861332 gene encoding GATA transcription factor 19, with the protein product MMHRCSGSVVGPCSCGLFHSQTGTTTTTSSAFSMLFSHNHHTTFDHECSENMYSFAPSSSSVDCTLSLGTPSTRLTNLENEKKLVYSNDQRRRSSSKCMSNFWDILHPKQHMTTPSSAHKSTRGGSNGSNNSNTDPLVARRCANCDTTSTPLWRNGPRGPKSLCNACGIRFKKEERRASAAAATANGGGGIETHQHMINSSTTSWVHHQPQKMPCFSSANYGNEFRFIEDNDHHRDSDTAGISFLPWRLSVADRPSLVHDFTR